The Faecalibaculum rodentium genome segment TTTCCGGGACCGAAGGTTGAACAACTTATCCAGATCTCTGGGCGAGTATACATCCGCGATTTTCCGCTCCGGATATTCCCCATCCACGATTCTGGTTTCTACGCCATTGCTCAGGAAGATTACTGGTCGGTGCCCATACTGTTTTTCCAGGGCATCGGCATACAAAGCTGCCTGCTGGCGGCCTTTTGCCAGATCTGCCGTCGTTTTCTTGGCTTCCAGAATCGCCAGAGGTTTTCCATCCTGCCCATACAGCACATAGTCGGCATTGCCCTTCCCACTTTTCGTGGGCATCGGACTGACAGGGACTTCTTCGAGCCAGTTTGTGTCTTTCTTCCAGCCGGCATTTTCCAGCATAAGGTCAATGTAGAGCTTCCGGGTTTCGGCTTCTTTCGGAGCCAGGGGATAATCTTCTTTTTTGCGGTTTTGAAGATCCGGCAGTTTTGGCGGTTCTTCTGATTTTGCCTCTGTCTTCACCGGCTCTCTGGTTCTAGATACAGATCCGGGACTCTGCATCAGCAGATCGACATTGAATCGTCTGTCCGGATCCCAGACGTCATTGTCTGCTCTGGAATAACTGTAAGCGATCCAGTCCAGAAACTCGAACAACGCCAGGAATGCCTGAAGCACCCGTTTTTTCTCTACGGTTTTGTCTGTGTGGACAGCCTGATTGCCCAGCATCCGGATTATGTCCAGGTCATAAATCATGCCATCAGGCAGAATGGATCCCAGTTCCCGGTTTCTCAGCAGCGAAATCAGGTTGTCTTTTTCACCCGTCGGAATGTCTTCCTGCCGGTAAATGAATCGCAGTCCCTGCTCAACGGCTTTCCGGATATTGATCAGCGACGATGACGGATCGATGAAATATACTTTCTGAGCCGCGATTGCCGGGTCGGTAAATCCTCTGTATGCAGGCTCCTGTTTCAGATAGTCGAAATTCCACATAATGCTCTCCCATCAACTTATCAGATTCTTAAATTAATCTTACAACCTTGTCAAAGTTAAAAAAAGGATGAGTGCCATATCCTGGGCCTCATCCTCTTTTGACTGTCCCTTCGGCCAGTATCCAGGGTCTGAAATCCGGCATAGCTGGCACGCATGCGGTCTTCCCTCACCCCGGGTCCTTCACCGCCAGGCTGCCATTGGCATCGAAAAACCAGAGGATCCCCTCTCCGGCTGTCTCATACCGCAGAGCCTGCCGACCGGTTTTGTCCCGCAGCGCATCGCGGATGCCCTGGATCCGTGCAGGCTGCAGCCCGTTGTCCAGGATCCGCACCAGTTCGCAGAAGGCATCCGGATCCCTGGCCATGACCACCGTTTTCTCCTCCGTGATCTCCGGAAGGCTGCCCGTCGGCGACAGCACCGCGATGTAGCCCTTTGCATGATTCCGGTACAGGAAGGGATGCACCATGGAAAACACCAGGCCGCACCGCGAACACCGGTGGCGGAACCAGGCCCCGCTGCGGATCATTTCCTTGCGCCCGGATCCCGCTGTCAGCCAGGTGTCGCGCTTGATTTGAAAAGAATGCCCGCAGCCGGGGCATTCCATTTCAAACAGTCGTTCCTTCATCCGCGAAGAGGACGCGTCACGTCCTTCAGCCACGCCTTGATGGCTTCGTCCTTGAGACGCGGCGCAATCTTGTCGTACACATCCCGGTGGTAGTCATCCAGCCACTGGATCTCGTCTTCTGTCATCAGCGCCGGGTCGATGCCATCCCGGTCAAAGGGGACAAACGTCAGGGGTTCGAATTCCAGGAACTGCCCGTAGCGGTTTTTGCCGGCAGCCTTGACCAGGATTTCGTTCTCGTGGCGGATCCCGAACTTTCCTTCCTCATACACACCGGGTTCATCCGAGGTGATCATCCCCGGCTCCAGGACACAGGAGTCATTGCGTTCCGGCACGATTTTCCACCGGAAGCCGTTGGGGGCTTCATGCACATTCGAGACATGACCCACACCATGACCCGTGCCGCACTGGTAGTCGATTTCTTCCTCCCACATCGGTCCGCGGGCCAGGATGTCCAGGTTCAGGCCCCGGCAGCCGTGCAGGAACTTCGCCTTCTCCAGCCGGATGTGACCGCGCAGTGCTTTCGTGAACCACTTTTTCTCCTCATCTGTGATGGGTCCCAGAACAAAGGTCCGGGTGATGTCCGTCGTGCCATCCATGTACTGTCCACCGGAGTCCACGAGCAGCATGCCTTCCTGCTTCAGCGGCACGTCCACGGCACCCGGGTGGTAGTGCATCATGGCCGCATTTTCCTTGTAGGCACTGATCGTCGCAAAGGAATCCTCGAAGTAGCCCTCCTGTTCCTTCCGTCTGTCGCGAAGATAGTCCGCCGCAGAGACCTCGGTTTCACCGGCATCCGCCGGCAGGTTCTTGAGCCAGTACATGAATTCCGTCACCGCCACGCCGTCTTTCAGGTGGGCTTCCCTCGTTGCCGCGAGCTCCGCTTCGTTCTTGACGGCCTTCATCATGACGATGGGATCCGGCATCTCCAGCGGTTGCGTCGGAAGCGACCCGGCGATCCGGGTGTTCACGAACGACGGATCGATCATGACAGGACCTTCGAGCACGTTCGCGTCTTCGTAGATCCGGTCATAGGGTTTCAGTTCGACACCGGCATCCGCCAGCTGTTTTTTCGTGCCCGCATCCACACGGGATTCATCGATGTACAGACTTGCCCTCTCCGGGGTGATCAGGGCATAGGACAGCGCGGCGGGGAAACACGGAATGTCATCCGCACGGAAGTTGTACAGCCAGATGATCTCGTCGATCTTGGTGATGATGTGGGCCTTTGCCCCTTCCTCTGCCATGACCTGTCGCACATCCGCCAGTTTTTCCTGGACGCTTTTGCCCGCGAACTCCAGGGGATAGACAAAGGTTTCGCTTTTGGGCATGGGCGGCCGGTCAGTCCAGACACGGCTGACGAGATCCTTCCCGGACTCCAGTTCAATGCCCTTTGCGGCAAGCTTGCGCTTCCACTCCCGGGCTTCCCGGAACGACACAGTCCGGCCGTCAAATCCCACAGTTTCCCCGGGTTTCAGGTTTGTCTCCAGGTATGACAGGATCGACGGCGTGTCCTCCTGCCCCATGCGCATCAGGTCGATTCCCGAGCCATCCAGTTCTTTCTCCGCCTGGATGAAGTACCGGCCGTCGGTCCAGAGCGCCGCCTTGTCCGTCAGCACCACCAGGGTGCCGGCACTGCCGGTGAATCCCGAAAAATGCCGCCGGGCAGCGAAATAGTCTGCCACGTATTCTGTATCGTGAAAGTCACTGGTCGGGATGATGAACGCCGCCAGGCCTTCCCGCTTCATTTCAGCCCGCAGTGCCGCGAGCCGCTGGGTTGTTTCACTCATCGCAAAATCCTCCTTGGTTGTGGACAGCCTGCACTGTCCTGCACGTTCCATTATAAACCGTTGCCCGGCCGATGCATGCTCCCGGTCCCGCCGGCATCGGCATCCTGGGCGTTTTCCGTCAAAAAAAGACCTGTTTCCAGGTCAGAGAGTGTTTACGGCTCCAGGCGCATACCAGGCTGTGGCGGGCTCAAAATGCCAGATGGTGTTCAGGGCATCAAATCCCAGCCAGCCGCCGCCGATCAGGATGGCGCAAATCACGGCCATTTTGCACAGGAAGAAAAACAGGTTGATGGACTTGTAGGTCCGTTCGAGGCGCATATGCTTGAACTGGTTCCAGAGCGTGCAAATGGGAATGACCATGAGGACTGATTCCAGCAGGTAGTGAAACAGCCCCGGATCGCTGAGGTAATAGAAGAGATCGTCGAACAGCGTGCCGGTCAGGGCCTTCTGTGCCAGGGTGTGGACGGGAAGATCGAAGATACGGCCATTGAAGAAGCCCCCGGCTGCCCCGAAACCGATGATCCCCACCATCCACAGGCAGACCATCACGATCCGGATTTCAGCACCAGGGTACCCCTTTGTCTGCTTCAGCGCAATGATGGCACAGCGGGAGATGGTGCACAGGAGTGTGAAGGCCAGGATCAGGCCATACCACAGGAGGGCATCGGGCACAAAGGGCCAGGCAAAGCAGTAGATCACACACAGGGTTTCGAGGATGTTGCCCAGGGTGTCGGTCGTTGTGTGCCAGCGGCGGATCTTGCGGATGCCCTTGCTGGAGAACGTGAAGGGACTCGTGATCTTCCGCAGGAGTTTCGCGGGAACCAGTACCAGCAGAATGCCGGACAGCAGGGCGGCACCCGCCCACATGATCACATGTATGGTATAGACATTCATGTCACTTTCTCCTTTCCCGGGGAAACGGGCGTCCATGGCCTGTGCATGAGCGCCCCGGCCAGAGCAGCCAGGTCACCAGTGCCAGGATGGCCGCCAGCAGCCAGACATTGACGGAAAACAGCACCGGCTGTGCCAGTCTCATGCTCAGCCAGATGCCGGCAAGATACAGACAGAAGGCTGCGATGATGCCGCTCCAGTATATCCAGCCGGGTTTGTGACCGGCCAGCAGCCAGAGCAGGGCCTTGAGAATCAGGTATACCCAGACACACTGCAGCAGCAGACCCGGTGTCACGGCTATATCCATCTGCAGTGGCCGGTGTTCGGCCAGCGGCACCAGAATGTGCTCATACAGTCCCAGCAGGCCGCCGGCATAGATGGCCATAAACAGCGGAAAATCCCGGAGTTCCTGTTTCCAGGAGAACGCCGGGAGTCTTTTCCTGAGATCTGCCAGGGTCTGCGTTTCGTCCTGTGTGTTCTGCAGCTGCAGTTTGCAGGTCTGGATTTCGGCAAGACGCTGCTGCGGATCCAGCCCGGCCTGCCGCATGCAGACATCGGCTTTCGGCCAGAACCGGCTGTGTTCCGTATCCGGTACCGCAGGCTCGCATCTGAAATAGTCAAAAACATTCACATTCCACATTGTAGGATAAACTGGGACAGTTGTCCATGCACCGCAGACGTCAGCCAGCATACTGCTCTTTCCCGCCTGGGAAAGAGCAGTATGCTGGCTGACGTAGTGTGATGTGGCCTGAATGCAGTTCCAGCCAGAAGTGTCTGGTCGATGTTCTGCCAAAGGTCGCAGTCCTGTACCACCGTTTTGCTGTGCTTCTGTTCCGTGGCAAAACCTCGGGCAGACCATCCTTCGCATGTTTGATTCAAGCCGTACGTACCCCGGTCCATGAATCAAAAAAGCGGAAGCCTTCCCGCCATCTGGTGGAGAGCTCCCGCTGCAGTCACTTCTGATTGTCGTCTGCCGACTCTGGCTGCACCGGTTCCGTGATCCGGACCGATGTCTGCGGCTGGTCGATTCCCAGCTCTTTGCGCCGGACCTGGATCGCATTGTTGATGCCATAGAGCACGTTCCAGTAGTTGTCAAACGTCGCGTAGGCATACAGCTTCAGCACCGCGGCCGTACCATCGGCATTGTATCCACTGAGAATGCATGACAGAGCCGGTGTGGTCAGCACATTGGGCACCGCCGAGGCCACCGCCGCAAATTCCCGGCACGCCAGCGCTGTATCGGTCTGCAGTGCCACGGGAATGGTGATCACCATCCGCCGGTACGGCTTGTCACTGTAGTTGGTGACCACGTTCTCGATCAGCGTGGAGTTCGGGACGATGATCATTGTGTTGTCATACGTGACCAGGCTCGTGTACATGATCTCGATCGCCGTGCAGGTCCCTTCATACATCTGCTGGGTGCCTGCCACCGAAATGTAGTCGCCCACCTTGAAGGGCCGTGTCAGCAGGATCTGCATCCCGCCGGCGACATTGGCCATGTTGTTCTTCAATGCCAGGGACAGCCCGACACCCAGTGCCGAGAACGCCCCCACCAGGACCGTGGTATCCACGCCGATGCTCGAGAGTGCAATGATGAACGCAATCAGCTTGATGCTGTTGGAGGCCATGGACCCCATGAAGGTGTACACCCCTTTGTCCTGGGCATTCCGGGCCATTTTCTCGATCACATTCCGCGTAGCGGGCCCCAGCAGGAAGCCGATCAGCAGAATGATGAGAAAAATGCCGATCCTGACCAGCAGGGTCATCCAGTTCATGCGCTGAGATCTTCACCCGCCAGGGCTTCTTCCAGCCGGGCGATGCCCCTGTCGATCCTTCTCAGGGATTCTTCCTTTCCGAGGATGTTCACGATCTCGATTGCGCCGCCGGGCGTGAACTGCTTGCCGGTGACAGCCGTGCGTACGGGCCAGAGCACCTGGCCGTTTTTCAGGCCCATCTTCTTCGGCAGATCCAGCAGTGCCTCATGCACGGTATCCTCCGCCCAGTCCGCATCGTCAATGCCCTCGATCACCGACCTGGCCTCTTTCAGGGCCTTCAGCGCCAGTTCCGGCGTGGACTTCATTTTCTTGTGCCGGTACATCTCCAGGGCATGGTCCATGAGGTGGTTGAAGAAATCCACTGCCTCCGGAATATCCGACAGCTTGTCAATCCGCGGCTGGAGGATCTTCGCGATCTCCATCGTGTCCAGGTCCGGGTTCTTCAGCGCCGGCTTCAGCCACGGCAGGATCGTCTCATGATACGTCTCCAGGTCCATGGCCCGCAGGTACATGCCGTTCATCCACGTCAGCTTGTCGATGTCGAAAATCGCCGGAGAGCGGGAAATCCGCTTCACGTCAAAGTGCTCGATGAGCTCGTCCATCGTGTAGATTTCCTGTTCTGTCTCCGGGCTCCATCCCAGGAGTGCCAGGTAGTTGATCACGGCCTCCGGCAGGTAGCCCTTGGCCAGCAGGTCCTGGAAGCTGGCATCGCCGTTGCGCTTTGACAGCTTGTGCTGCTCGTCCTTCATGACAGGCGGAACGTGCACGTATGTCGGCCGCTCCCAGCCATAGGCGTCGTAAATCAGGTTGTACTTCGGCGTCGAAGACAGGTATTCGTTGCCGCGCACCACGTGAGAGATTTCCATGGTGTGGTCGTCAATGATGTTCGCAAAGTTGTACGTCGGGAATCCGTCGCTCTTGAGCAGGATCTGGTCATCCAGCAGGTCGCCGTCGAACTCGATCCGGCCATAGACTTCATCGTCAAAATACGTCTCACCGACGTTTTTGATGGTCTGTCGGATGACATAGGGCTCACCCGCCTCCAGTTTTTCCCGGATTTCCTCTTTGGACAGATGCCGGCAGGGGTCGTCATACCGGAACCCGATGCCCAGCTCCTCCGCCTCGTGACGCTGCTGTTCCACTTCGTCCTCCGAACAGAAGCAGTAGTGGGCACCGCCCAGTTCCACGAGCTTCTCCGCATAGCCCTTGTACATGGGCAGCCGCTCAGACTGCACATAGGGGCCAAATTCTCCGCCGATGTCCGGTCCTTCATCCCAGTTCAGGCCGCAGTCCTTCAGTGTCTTGTAGATCATTTCCTCGGCGCCTTCCACCTGGCGCTCCTGGTCGGTATCCTCGATCCGCAGCAGGAAATCCCCGCCGTCGTGCTTGGCGATCAGGTATTCAAACAATGCCGTCCGCAGGTTGCCGATGTGCATGTAGCCCGTCGGACTCGGTGCGAACCTTGTACGTGTCTTCTTCATTGAAAATCATCCTCTCAGCGTCTAGTGTACCGCAGGAAGCCAGCTGGCTCAATCCATCCGGACGCGTGGCTTGTCCACGGTCTGATGCCATCCCGTATTGTGGCCGATGGCAGAATCTGAGATAATCCAGACAAAGGAGAACCGGAACATGAAACGGAAATGGATGACGGTGGTCTGGCTGGTCTGCCTTGCAGGATGCGGCAGTATGCAGCCGATGCAGCCGGGAGAGCATAATGAGCCGGCTGACGGGGAGAAATCGGATACCCGGGCCGATGAAGGGTTTGTGACAGCTCCCCTGGCTGAAGAGGATCCTGTACAGGATACGGACACATATGCAGAAGCGAATGCTGCCTTGTCCGATCCGGCAGCGGAAACAGAGTCACCAGAGGCCGAGGGACCGAATGCCAATGAGGATACCGGGATCCGGACCATCGTGCATCCGGTCACACGGTCGATCCAGGAAACCGGGTGGTACTGTGGTCCGGCTGTGATGCAGATGCTGCTCGGCCACTATGGACTCTATGCTGCACAGACAGACCTGGCAGCCCTGCTGAACACCTCCAGGGTGACGGGCACGGAATATGCGGATATGGCCAGAGTCGCAAGTGTGCATGTGTTCGGGCAGGAACCGGCGGACGACCGTGCTTCGGGGTTCCGGGCCTGGACCGGAACAACGGGACAGATGACAGTCCAGGACCATGCACAGTTCCTGGACCGCATGCGACAGGACCTGGAGGGAGGCGATGTCCTCTCGGCAGCCGTGGATGTGCATGCCTTGTATCCGGACCTTGCGATTCACGGATCCCATGTGGTGCTTGTGAACGGGATCGAACTGGATGAAGGGGGCGGCATCCGGCAGATCCGGATCGAAGATCCTTCGTATCTGGTGGACTACGCCAGCGAAGAGGATCACTGGTTTGCGACCGACCGGTTTCTGGAGGCCATGAACCGCTGTCCGGAACCGGGATATATATGGTAAGGAATGTGTGGCGGATCATGGTTTGACGGCGGACAGCCTGTGTCGTGCGGCTGTCTTCGGATTTTTTCAAATTCGTGCTTGTTTTGGCTGGCGCCCTGCGGTAAGATGAATAGGCACATTGGGGTATAGCCAAGCGGTAAGGCAGCAGACTCTGAATCTGCCATTTCCGTGGTTCGAATCCACGTACCCCAGCCATGTTTTTGGGGTATAGCCAAGCGGTAAGGCAGCAGACTCTGAATCTGCCATTTCCGTGGTTCGAATCCACGTACCCCAGCCACGACAACGCAGGATCCCGGACGGGGTCCTTTTTTTTCTGTCTGCGGTTCACGCTCTGCCGGCGCTTCATGGAGCGCAGGGAATTTGCCGCAGCGTTTTCCGTACTGAAGTCCGGCCGGTTCTGCCGGCATCGGCATTCTGGAAAAAGTAACCGGTGTCATGGAGTTGAATCTTCCCGCTGCTTCCGGGGACAGTCTGTGCAGCACGGTGAACCCGAAGTCGTGGTAGAATCAGTGCATGGCGAAAAAAAAGAAAAAGAAAATCTTAAAGCATCAGACAGAATACAGATACAACGAAGAAGACGAGAAAACCATATTTGAGGAGATCCTGGGATTTGTGGGAACGTTCCTGATCTGTTCGGTGGTCATCATTCTGGTGACGTCTCTGATCATCAAGCCGAATGTGGTATCGGGGCGCAGCATGTATCCGGCGCTGCAGACGGATGACCGCGGGTTTTCCAATGTCCTGGCGCTGGCAACCGAAGGAGTGGAGCGCGGTGACATCGTGACGGCGAATATGGTGAACGAGGAAGACGGCAAGACGTATTCGGTGGTGAAGCGGGTGATCGGCCTGCCGGGGGAAACCATTGAATGCAGGGACGAGAAAGTCTGCATCAACGGCAAGGAACTGGATGAATCCCAGTACCTGGATGAAAGCTTTGCCAAAGAGTGGTACAACACCAATGGCTATTTCAATGACAGCTTTGGTCCGGTGACGCTGAAGGAAGACGAGTATTTCCTGATGGGAGACAACCGGCCGATTTCCATGGATTCCCGGGAAACGGGGCCGGTGAAGAAAGAGGACATTCTGGCGAAAGACTTCATGGTGCTCTTCCCCTTCTCCCGGTTCGGCTATCATGAGTGAGTCTTTGGATCAGACAGACGACCAGGCCATGTGTGAAGACATGGCTTTTGTGTATATCCTGGAGTGTGCGGACAACACCTACTACACGGGGTGGACGACGGATGTGGATCGTCGGGTGACGGTGCACAATGCCGGAAAGGGTGCCAGGTACACCAGAAGCCGGCGGCCAGTGAAACTCGTACACGTGGAATCCTTTGGCTGCCGTCAGGAGGCCATGCGACGGGAGTGGCACATCAAG includes the following:
- a CDS encoding CpXC domain-containing protein codes for the protein MKERLFEMECPGCGHSFQIKRDTWLTAGSGRKEMIRSGAWFRHRCSRCGLVFSMVHPFLYRNHAKGYIAVLSPTGSLPEITEEKTVVMARDPDAFCELVRILDNGLQPARIQGIRDALRDKTGRQALRYETAGEGILWFFDANGSLAVKDPG
- a CDS encoding aminopeptidase P family protein gives rise to the protein MSETTQRLAALRAEMKREGLAAFIIPTSDFHDTEYVADYFAARRHFSGFTGSAGTLVVLTDKAALWTDGRYFIQAEKELDGSGIDLMRMGQEDTPSILSYLETNLKPGETVGFDGRTVSFREAREWKRKLAAKGIELESGKDLVSRVWTDRPPMPKSETFVYPLEFAGKSVQEKLADVRQVMAEEGAKAHIITKIDEIIWLYNFRADDIPCFPAALSYALITPERASLYIDESRVDAGTKKQLADAGVELKPYDRIYEDANVLEGPVMIDPSFVNTRIAGSLPTQPLEMPDPIVMMKAVKNEAELAATREAHLKDGVAVTEFMYWLKNLPADAGETEVSAADYLRDRRKEQEGYFEDSFATISAYKENAAMMHYHPGAVDVPLKQEGMLLVDSGGQYMDGTTDITRTFVLGPITDEEKKWFTKALRGHIRLEKAKFLHGCRGLNLDILARGPMWEEEIDYQCGTGHGVGHVSNVHEAPNGFRWKIVPERNDSCVLEPGMITSDEPGVYEEGKFGIRHENEILVKAAGKNRYGQFLEFEPLTFVPFDRDGIDPALMTEDEIQWLDDYHRDVYDKIAPRLKDEAIKAWLKDVTRPLRG
- a CDS encoding mechanosensitive ion channel family protein, which produces MNWMTLLVRIGIFLIILLIGFLLGPATRNVIEKMARNAQDKGVYTFMGSMASNSIKLIAFIIALSSIGVDTTVLVGAFSALGVGLSLALKNNMANVAGGMQILLTRPFKVGDYISVAGTQQMYEGTCTAIEIMYTSLVTYDNTMIIVPNSTLIENVVTNYSDKPYRRMVITIPVALQTDTALACREFAAVASAVPNVLTTPALSCILSGYNADGTAAVLKLYAYATFDNYWNVLYGINNAIQVRRKELGIDQPQTSVRITEPVQPESADDNQK
- the gltX gene encoding glutamate--tRNA ligase; translation: MKKTRTRFAPSPTGYMHIGNLRTALFEYLIAKHDGGDFLLRIEDTDQERQVEGAEEMIYKTLKDCGLNWDEGPDIGGEFGPYVQSERLPMYKGYAEKLVELGGAHYCFCSEDEVEQQRHEAEELGIGFRYDDPCRHLSKEEIREKLEAGEPYVIRQTIKNVGETYFDDEVYGRIEFDGDLLDDQILLKSDGFPTYNFANIIDDHTMEISHVVRGNEYLSSTPKYNLIYDAYGWERPTYVHVPPVMKDEQHKLSKRNGDASFQDLLAKGYLPEAVINYLALLGWSPETEQEIYTMDELIEHFDVKRISRSPAIFDIDKLTWMNGMYLRAMDLETYHETILPWLKPALKNPDLDTMEIAKILQPRIDKLSDIPEAVDFFNHLMDHALEMYRHKKMKSTPELALKALKEARSVIEGIDDADWAEDTVHEALLDLPKKMGLKNGQVLWPVRTAVTGKQFTPGGAIEIVNILGKEESLRRIDRGIARLEEALAGEDLSA
- the lepB gene encoding signal peptidase I, whose product is MAKKKKKKILKHQTEYRYNEEDEKTIFEEILGFVGTFLICSVVIILVTSLIIKPNVVSGRSMYPALQTDDRGFSNVLALATEGVERGDIVTANMVNEEDGKTYSVVKRVIGLPGETIECRDEKVCINGKELDESQYLDESFAKEWYNTNGYFNDSFGPVTLKEDEYFLMGDNRPISMDSRETGPVKKEDILAKDFMVLFPFSRFGYHE
- a CDS encoding GIY-YIG nuclease family protein, translating into MDQTDDQAMCEDMAFVYILECADNTYYTGWTTDVDRRVTVHNAGKGARYTRSRRPVKLVHVESFGCRQEAMRREWHIKQLSRKQKEELIRHPAADEAAGE